A region of Candidatus Liberibacter africanus PTSAPSY DNA encodes the following proteins:
- the ybaL gene encoding YbaL family putative K(+) efflux transporter, giving the protein MSHETPFMTTIIWGFVLAFIFGAIANRCRLPTLVGYLVAGILVGPRTPGFVASQSLVPSLAEIGIILLMFGVGLHFSVKDLISVRGVALPGALIQILLGTVLGALMGMVMGWSLGGSLVFGLALSIASTVVLLKALQENRILETERGKIAVGWLIVEDLIIVLALVFIPAAANNYSTGSSAVSHPWNFFASQLVGFELGMVGLIIVTLLKVIAFIGVMLVFGRRVIPWILHKIFYTGSRELFRLGVLAIALGFAYGSSKLFGVSLSLGAFFAGMILAESELSQSAAQESLPLRDAFSVLFFISVGMMFNPDILISNPILLIMAVIIVILGKALIAFMVVIAFGRSIATALTIAASLSQIGEFSFILANLGVELGILPDQARDLILASSIISIILNPLVFVLAESLQSFLVFRLAKRTDNNGIETFSHTHTEQDAKEILVESVLEQQEVAIQNTDLCDHAILVGYGRIGKIIVQNLKAAGISLLVIEDSEKRIEELRSLEIDVIYGNATLEKVLSMANIEKARSLVISIPTAFEAAYIAQEARKSNPSILIIALAGSDSEVEHLTRHGADTVVMSAREIALGMLGRLNQVHHENVVYEQCNDDEVNSKDNPAIVGVDL; this is encoded by the coding sequence ATGTCGCACGAGACACCTTTTATGACTACCATTATATGGGGTTTTGTATTGGCTTTTATTTTTGGAGCCATTGCAAACCGATGTCGTTTGCCGACATTAGTCGGGTATCTTGTGGCGGGTATTCTTGTAGGCCCTCGTACTCCGGGATTTGTTGCTAGTCAATCTTTAGTTCCTTCGCTTGCAGAGATAGGAATAATCCTATTAATGTTCGGAGTTGGTTTGCATTTTTCTGTAAAAGATCTCATTTCTGTACGTGGTGTTGCTCTTCCTGGAGCTCTTATTCAAATACTTTTAGGCACAGTGCTTGGCGCCTTAATGGGAATGGTTATGGGTTGGTCTCTAGGGGGTAGTCTTGTATTTGGCCTCGCTCTTTCCATTGCATCCACGGTTGTTCTTTTAAAAGCTCTTCAAGAGAATCGTATTCTTGAAACAGAGCGTGGGAAGATTGCTGTTGGATGGTTGATCGTTGAAGATTTAATAATAGTCCTTGCGCTTGTTTTCATTCCCGCTGCTGCAAATAATTATTCAACAGGTTCTTCTGCTGTATCACATCCATGGAATTTTTTTGCCAGTCAATTGGTAGGTTTTGAATTGGGAATGGTGGGGCTTATTATTGTTACCTTGTTAAAAGTTATTGCTTTTATTGGGGTAATGTTGGTTTTTGGTCGGCGAGTTATTCCTTGGATATTGCATAAAATATTTTATACAGGATCCCGAGAACTATTTCGTCTTGGCGTATTAGCTATAGCACTTGGATTTGCATATGGATCCTCAAAACTTTTTGGAGTTTCACTGTCTTTGGGTGCTTTTTTTGCAGGAATGATTTTAGCAGAAAGTGAGCTTAGTCAAAGTGCGGCACAAGAAAGTCTTCCTTTACGTGATGCGTTTTCAGTGCTTTTCTTCATTTCAGTTGGGATGATGTTTAATCCTGACATTTTGATCAGCAATCCTATTCTTTTAATTATGGCGGTAATCATTGTTATTTTAGGAAAAGCTTTAATAGCATTTATGGTAGTGATTGCTTTTGGAAGGTCTATCGCAACGGCTTTGACAATTGCAGCTAGTTTATCACAAATTGGAGAGTTTTCTTTTATTTTAGCTAATCTTGGAGTAGAACTAGGGATCTTGCCAGATCAGGCTAGAGATCTTATTCTAGCATCATCCATTATATCTATTATATTAAATCCACTTGTATTCGTTTTAGCTGAATCTTTGCAGTCTTTTCTTGTTTTCCGTTTGGCTAAAAGAACGGATAATAATGGTATAGAAACGTTTTCTCATACTCATACGGAACAAGATGCAAAAGAAATTCTTGTGGAATCAGTGTTAGAACAGCAAGAAGTTGCAATACAGAATACAGATCTGTGTGATCATGCTATTTTAGTTGGGTATGGACGTATTGGTAAAATAATAGTGCAAAATTTGAAAGCAGCAGGTATTTCACTTCTTGTTATAGAGGATTCGGAGAAGAGAATTGAAGAATTGCGGTCATTAGAGATTGATGTGATATACGGCAATGCTACCCTTGAAAAAGTTCTTTCAATGGCTAATATTGAGAAAGCTCGATCTCTTGTTATATCTATTCCTACTGCATTTGAAGCAGCATATATTGCACAAGAAGCACGTAAATCAAATCCCTCTATATTGATTATAGCTCTTGCTGGTTCAGATTCTGAAGTAGAACATTTAACTCGACATGGGGCAGATACTGTTGTTATGAGTGCACGAGAAATTGCTTTGGGCATGTTAGGTAGATTAAATCAAGTTCACCATGAAAATGTTGTATACGAACAGTGTAATGACGATGAAGTTAATTCAAAAGACAACCCTGCAATAGTAGGCGTTGATTTATAG
- the secD gene encoding protein translocase subunit SecD, protein MRNNPWLVGLYAMICGIGILFALPNFLPKYFLDEFPSFMPKKHVSLGLDLQGGSHLVLEVDEDDLISEYLNTYLDELRSFLRTDNVSVLSMRQIKNRITLSFPDSRSKENVVGKINNFLQSLSSKFNMDPKKNLLIATNIENEISIVLRQDAIDSLVSPAIKQSMEIIRQRIDQIGINEPTIQRLSSNRILIQLPGEQNSSRLRQLLGTTAKMSFHKVLPNDRNKGFVLGASLLKDNDGNQYLVEDKVEISGTHLNGATANFDRGTHNPVIDISFDDIGARRFFEMTRDNVGKVVAIVLDGRVLTAPVVNQAIPNGRAQISGKFTIETAGILAAMLRAGSLPVKLNIVEERSVGADLGSDSINNGMYAITSGLVLVVFFMIFLYGRWGLLADFSIFLNIILTLALLSLLDVTLTLPGIAGIVLGIGLAVDSNILVNERIREESRKNQSVFYSLDMGFSRAFSTIFDSNMTALISNVILFFFGTGPVRGFAVTMGLSILISMFTSISIVRAMMIFIVRYTQNRSINIQPLLRFFLIPDHTTIQFMKMRFWGIGISIICSIGSMVLLYTHGLNYGVDFEGGIQIGVLTSKSVDLSVVRSNLESLQIGDVSFQNFDGDKNFLVRLKYQHGSIADQTRVLEEVKKKITETVPSAMIQHTEIIGPKVSRELIEKGITGVIISVITILIYIWIRFEWHFAVGAITTLILDITKTLGLFSLFAIEFNLTAVAAILTLIGYSVNDKIVVYDRMRTNMKLDSSIPFRDLIDKSINETLRRSIYTSTAAFMSVLPMAIWGGTAIASFAVPMAFGIFIAASSSIFIAAPILLFIHKWRFKNAMI, encoded by the coding sequence ATGCGAAATAATCCTTGGCTTGTGGGCTTATATGCAATGATCTGTGGTATAGGTATTCTTTTTGCTTTGCCTAATTTTTTGCCAAAATATTTTTTAGATGAATTTCCTTCGTTCATGCCGAAAAAGCATGTTTCTTTAGGATTGGATTTACAAGGAGGATCGCATTTAGTCTTGGAAGTAGATGAAGATGATTTGATTAGTGAATATTTGAACACATATTTAGACGAATTGCGCTCTTTTTTAAGAACAGATAATGTATCTGTTCTTTCAATGCGTCAGATCAAAAATCGAATAACACTTTCTTTCCCTGATTCTAGATCAAAGGAAAATGTTGTCGGTAAAATTAATAATTTTCTTCAAAGTCTTTCTTCTAAATTCAATATGGATCCAAAGAAAAATTTGTTGATTGCAACTAATATCGAAAATGAAATATCGATTGTATTAAGACAAGATGCGATTGATTCGTTAGTTTCTCCTGCGATTAAACAAAGTATGGAAATTATTCGTCAACGTATTGACCAAATTGGCATCAATGAACCAACGATACAGCGTTTAAGTTCAAACCGTATACTTATTCAGCTCCCAGGAGAACAAAATTCTTCCCGTTTGCGTCAATTATTAGGCACAACAGCTAAAATGAGTTTTCATAAAGTATTGCCGAATGATCGTAATAAAGGATTTGTTCTTGGTGCGAGTCTTTTGAAAGATAATGATGGCAATCAATATCTTGTCGAAGATAAAGTTGAAATTTCTGGCACACACTTGAATGGTGCTACTGCTAATTTTGATCGTGGAACACATAATCCAGTAATTGATATTAGTTTTGATGACATAGGTGCTCGTCGTTTTTTTGAGATGACGCGTGATAATGTAGGAAAGGTTGTAGCTATAGTTCTTGATGGCAGGGTTTTAACTGCTCCTGTTGTGAATCAGGCTATTCCAAATGGTAGAGCACAAATATCTGGTAAGTTTACGATTGAAACAGCCGGCATTTTAGCAGCGATGTTACGTGCGGGTTCTTTGCCAGTAAAATTAAATATTGTCGAAGAGAGAAGTGTTGGTGCAGATCTTGGTAGCGATTCTATTAATAATGGAATGTATGCTATTACATCAGGATTGGTTCTTGTAGTTTTTTTCATGATCTTTCTTTATGGGAGATGGGGGCTTCTTGCTGATTTTTCTATTTTTTTAAATATTATTTTAACCCTTGCTCTTTTGAGTTTGTTGGATGTTACTTTAACGCTTCCTGGTATTGCAGGAATTGTATTAGGTATAGGATTGGCTGTTGATTCTAATATTTTAGTAAATGAACGAATACGAGAAGAGAGTCGTAAAAATCAAAGTGTTTTTTATAGTTTAGATATGGGTTTTTCCCGTGCTTTTTCTACTATTTTCGATTCTAATATGACGGCTTTGATATCGAATGTTATCTTGTTTTTTTTCGGTACTGGTCCAGTTCGTGGTTTTGCTGTTACAATGGGTTTATCCATTTTGATCTCTATGTTTACGTCAATCTCTATTGTTCGTGCTATGATGATTTTTATTGTACGATACACACAAAATAGATCTATAAATATCCAGCCTTTATTGCGATTTTTTCTGATTCCCGATCATACCACTATTCAGTTTATGAAAATGCGTTTTTGGGGAATTGGAATTTCTATTATTTGTTCCATTGGTTCTATGGTTTTATTGTATACACATGGATTAAATTATGGAGTTGATTTTGAAGGTGGTATTCAGATAGGTGTACTCACTAGTAAATCCGTAGATTTATCTGTAGTGCGATCTAATTTAGAATCTTTGCAAATAGGGGATGTCTCTTTTCAAAATTTTGATGGAGATAAAAATTTTCTTGTTAGGTTAAAATATCAGCATGGTAGTATTGCCGATCAAACTCGTGTTTTAGAAGAAGTTAAGAAAAAAATAACTGAAACAGTGCCCTCTGCTATGATTCAACACACAGAAATAATAGGTCCGAAAGTTTCTAGAGAATTAATCGAAAAGGGAATTACAGGGGTTATTATCTCTGTAATTACAATTTTAATTTATATTTGGATTCGTTTTGAATGGCACTTTGCTGTAGGTGCGATAACAACATTGATATTAGATATAACTAAAACATTGGGTTTATTTTCTTTATTTGCAATAGAATTTAATCTCACAGCGGTTGCGGCGATTTTGACGCTGATCGGTTATTCTGTTAACGATAAGATCGTGGTATACGATCGAATGCGTACGAATATGAAACTGGATTCTTCTATTCCGTTTCGAGATTTGATAGATAAGTCTATCAATGAGACTTTGAGGCGCAGTATTTATACTTCCACAGCTGCTTTTATGTCTGTATTGCCTATGGCTATTTGGGGTGGAACTGCTATAGCAAGTTTTGCAGTCCCTATGGCATTTGGTATTTTTATAGCAGCTTCTTCTTCTATTTTTATTGCTGCTCCGATATTGCTCTTTATCCATAAATGGCGCTTTAAAAATGCTATGATATAA
- the murA gene encoding UDP-N-acetylglucosamine 1-carboxyvinyltransferase, whose protein sequence is MERIKIIGGNKLNGIIPISGAKNAALPLMIASLLTSETLTLENIPNLADVKLLIRILKSHGVEISSDSGDQDDNYSSTMHFRCPLIVDLTGSYDLVSKMRASFWVIGPLLARAGYARISLPGGCAIGTRPVDLFVDSLKSLGVIIKIDGGYVDARVSSKGLRGTDYTFSKVSVGATQVMMMVACLSSGDTSIHNAACEPEVVDLAYCLNAMGAKISGIGSSTLMIEGVTSLSGTRYKVLPDRIEAGTYAMAVAMTGGDVILKITDSSPLKTVFKVMRQTGVDIDVIDKGIRVRWNGDKLRPVDIVTAPFPGFPTDLQAQFMAMMCCASGVSHITETIFENRFMHVQELVRLGAQISLLGQTARVEGVDLLRGAPVMATDLRASVSLVIAALAAQGETEISRVYHLDRGFESLEKKLSGCGALIQRI, encoded by the coding sequence ATGGAGCGTATAAAGATTATAGGGGGCAATAAACTTAATGGTATTATTCCAATTTCTGGGGCAAAAAACGCTGCTTTGCCGCTAATGATAGCATCATTACTTACAAGTGAAACGTTAACGTTGGAAAACATTCCTAATTTAGCGGATGTGAAACTTCTTATTCGTATTTTAAAGTCCCATGGAGTTGAGATATCAAGTGATAGTGGTGATCAGGATGATAATTATTCTTCAACAATGCACTTTAGGTGTCCTCTTATAGTTGATCTGACTGGATCATATGACTTAGTTTCTAAAATGAGAGCTAGTTTTTGGGTCATTGGACCTTTATTGGCACGAGCAGGATATGCTCGTATATCTTTGCCTGGTGGCTGTGCTATTGGCACACGTCCTGTTGATTTGTTCGTAGATTCATTAAAATCCTTAGGTGTTATAATAAAAATTGATGGTGGTTATGTAGATGCTCGTGTTTCTAGTAAAGGCTTGAGAGGAACGGATTATACATTTTCGAAAGTCTCTGTCGGCGCAACACAAGTGATGATGATGGTCGCGTGTTTGTCGAGTGGAGATACATCTATTCATAATGCGGCATGTGAACCAGAAGTTGTTGATCTTGCCTATTGTCTTAATGCGATGGGAGCAAAAATTTCTGGGATAGGTTCTTCTACTCTAATGATAGAAGGAGTTACGAGTTTATCTGGAACACGTTATAAAGTTCTTCCAGATCGAATTGAAGCAGGAACTTATGCAATGGCTGTGGCAATGACAGGAGGAGATGTCATTTTAAAAATCACTGATTCTTCTCCTTTAAAAACAGTTTTTAAAGTAATGCGCCAGACCGGGGTGGATATTGATGTTATAGATAAGGGTATTCGTGTACGATGGAATGGAGATAAATTAAGGCCTGTTGATATTGTAACAGCTCCTTTCCCTGGTTTCCCAACTGATTTGCAGGCGCAATTTATGGCTATGATGTGTTGTGCATCGGGTGTTTCACATATCACTGAAACTATTTTTGAAAATCGTTTTATGCATGTACAAGAACTAGTTCGACTTGGTGCTCAAATTTCTCTTTTGGGACAAACAGCAAGAGTTGAAGGGGTTGATTTATTACGAGGAGCTCCTGTCATGGCGACTGATTTGCGCGCTTCAGTTTCTTTGGTGATAGCAGCATTAGCAGCTCAAGGAGAAACAGAAATTTCTCGCGTGTATCATCTTGATCGAGGTTTTGAATCTTTAGAAAAAAAATTGAGCGGATGCGGTGCCTTGATACAGCGTATTTAG
- the hisS gene encoding histidine--tRNA ligase, whose protein sequence is MRGDMKKTTKLRAELPRGFVDCPTKEIRIRDKIIDAIRNIYEKYGFDPIETPLLEYSDALGKFLPDDDRPNKGVFSLQDDDGQWISLRYDLTAPLARHVAENFDTIVFPYRTYRIGPVFRNEKHGPGRFRQFIQCDVDNVGSSAETADAEMCMMMADTLESVGIKQNHYQIRINNRKILDGILEKIGLHGDNKLKERLIVLRAIDKLDKFGLQEVKLLLGKGRIDSSGDFTTGANLTSEQIDVVMSFLSIELEKSMNELYELVKGSAIGEKGYNELISISELVKKSGYDSERIAISSTIVRGLEYYTGCVYEAVLRFPVMNKKQQPVIFGSVGGGGRYDGLISRFKGQNVPATGFSIGISRMIVALKSLESSINNTKEIGPVLITTMDHDPDSLSKYQMYTQMLRSAGIRAEMFLGSSKNFGNQLKYADRRNCPIAIIQGTGERSQGMLQIKDLIKGKELSKEIQNNESWREARVAQTMIPVSELVSTVKRILQYTKEEI, encoded by the coding sequence ATGCGAGGAGATATGAAAAAAACAACAAAGTTAAGGGCAGAATTACCTCGTGGATTTGTTGATTGTCCAACAAAAGAAATACGTATTCGCGATAAGATTATTGATGCCATTCGTAATATATATGAAAAATATGGCTTTGATCCCATTGAAACACCTTTATTAGAATATTCTGATGCCTTGGGAAAATTTCTCCCCGATGACGATAGACCTAACAAAGGTGTTTTTTCTCTTCAAGATGATGACGGTCAGTGGATTAGCTTGCGCTATGACTTAACCGCTCCTTTAGCACGCCATGTTGCAGAAAATTTTGATACAATAGTTTTTCCATATCGCACATACCGTATTGGACCTGTATTCCGTAATGAAAAACACGGACCTGGAAGATTTAGACAATTTATACAATGTGATGTAGATAACGTCGGATCTTCAGCCGAAACAGCTGATGCCGAAATGTGTATGATGATGGCAGATACACTTGAATCCGTAGGAATAAAACAAAATCATTACCAAATAAGAATCAATAATCGTAAAATACTTGATGGTATCTTAGAAAAAATTGGATTGCATGGTGATAATAAGCTCAAAGAACGATTAATTGTCTTACGCGCAATTGATAAACTGGATAAATTTGGACTGCAAGAAGTTAAATTATTGCTTGGGAAAGGACGTATAGATAGCTCAGGAGATTTCACGACAGGAGCCAATCTTACATCTGAGCAAATCGATGTGGTGATGTCTTTCCTTTCCATTGAACTTGAAAAATCGATGAATGAGTTGTACGAACTAGTGAAAGGCTCAGCTATCGGAGAAAAAGGATATAATGAACTTATTTCGATTAGTGAACTTGTCAAAAAATCTGGATATGATTCAGAACGCATTGCAATATCTTCTACGATTGTCAGAGGTCTAGAATACTATACAGGATGTGTCTACGAGGCTGTCCTACGTTTTCCTGTAATGAACAAAAAACAACAACCTGTAATTTTTGGATCCGTTGGAGGTGGTGGTCGTTACGATGGACTCATATCACGTTTCAAAGGACAAAACGTACCTGCAACAGGTTTTTCTATTGGAATTTCACGTATGATCGTTGCTCTAAAAAGCCTTGAAAGTTCCATAAATAATACAAAAGAAATAGGACCAGTACTCATAACCACCATGGATCATGATCCAGATAGCTTAAGCAAATATCAAATGTATACCCAAATGTTACGATCAGCGGGTATACGTGCTGAAATGTTTCTAGGATCTTCTAAGAATTTTGGCAATCAATTGAAATATGCCGATCGACGTAATTGCCCTATTGCTATTATTCAAGGAACAGGAGAAAGATCTCAAGGAATGCTACAAATTAAAGACCTAATCAAAGGGAAAGAACTCTCCAAAGAAATACAAAATAATGAATCTTGGCGTGAAGCGCGCGTAGCTCAAACTATGATTCCTGTTTCTGAATTAGTCTCTACTGTAAAAAGAATATTGCAATATACCAAAGAAGAAATATAG
- a CDS encoding efflux transporter outer membrane subunit, with amino-acid sequence MNIIKIIFSLFIVLLPGCSVGPKYTSPQIPMLPTKFSIGNSKKIIHIDTLQWWESFNDTYLNKLVQIALQQNLTILQVKERINIAKENILSAQAEMAPSLHTSISHDIMPELNTNSTGRLDADWKIDLFGQKKRMESAVAYFDGAYAQADMAKLTIISKIIYSYINARHFKERISIAHQIVDLHKKNIELSHLQYSKGAISKLSLIKLEAEIKSAESDILNLEKEFRVNVHNISTLLGYPATDLLHDMQKKPAPFQLNLYVPINIGIPADMIRNRPDIRYQEKKLSELTAKIGIAESDLYPSISLNGSISLTHDSRFPQNTNWSFGPKISLPIFNRQKIKSNIRRAESLAQEQYVAWKETVLQAIKEVEDALVAIDADKKIIIKIQDTVELYEKATKLSMINHTQGRYSLYNLLDIQRTTEKEKINLSIAKKQLAKDYVDLYTAIGSGYNPPKNR; translated from the coding sequence ATGAATATTATAAAAATAATTTTTTCTCTCTTTATTGTATTGTTGCCGGGATGCAGTGTGGGTCCTAAATACACAAGCCCTCAAATACCAATGTTACCCACAAAATTTTCTATAGGAAATTCAAAAAAAATCATCCATATAGACACACTACAATGGTGGGAATCATTTAACGATACCTATCTTAATAAACTTGTCCAAATTGCCTTACAACAAAATCTCACAATACTTCAAGTAAAAGAACGTATAAATATCGCAAAGGAAAACATCCTATCTGCTCAAGCAGAGATGGCCCCTTCTTTGCATACGTCAATATCCCATGACATTATGCCCGAATTGAACACTAATTCCACAGGAAGATTAGATGCTGATTGGAAAATTGACTTATTTGGACAAAAAAAGCGTATGGAAAGTGCCGTAGCATATTTTGATGGTGCATATGCTCAAGCAGATATGGCAAAACTCACCATTATTTCCAAAATAATATACTCATATATAAACGCACGTCATTTTAAAGAAAGAATATCAATTGCTCATCAAATAGTAGATTTACACAAAAAAAATATAGAACTAAGTCATCTTCAATACTCCAAAGGAGCCATATCAAAATTATCTCTTATAAAACTAGAAGCAGAAATAAAATCAGCCGAATCTGATATACTGAATCTTGAAAAAGAATTTCGTGTTAACGTGCATAACATCTCTACTCTTCTTGGTTATCCCGCCACTGATCTTTTACATGATATGCAAAAGAAGCCTGCTCCCTTTCAGTTGAATTTATATGTACCTATTAATATCGGAATCCCGGCAGACATGATTCGAAATAGACCAGATATTCGTTATCAAGAGAAAAAACTTTCTGAGTTAACAGCTAAAATAGGTATAGCTGAATCCGATCTTTATCCTTCGATTTCATTAAATGGTTCTATCTCCCTTACACACGATAGTAGATTTCCTCAAAATACTAACTGGTCTTTTGGTCCAAAAATATCCCTACCAATTTTTAACAGACAAAAAATTAAATCTAACATACGCAGAGCCGAATCCTTAGCACAAGAGCAGTACGTTGCATGGAAAGAAACAGTATTACAAGCTATTAAAGAAGTAGAAGATGCATTAGTAGCTATTGACGCAGATAAAAAAATCATCATAAAAATCCAAGATACTGTGGAATTATATGAAAAAGCTACAAAACTATCAATGATCAACCATACACAAGGAAGATACTCTTTGTATAATCTATTAGACATACAACGTACTACCGAAAAAGAAAAAATTAATTTATCTATAGCTAAAAAACAATTAGCAAAAGACTATGTAGATCTTTATACTGCAATTGGAAGTGGATACAATCCACCGAAAAATAGATAA
- a CDS encoding PopZ family protein has protein sequence MVQSTNAVSEPSMEEIVNSIRRILESNDQEFSSSNNVQTQVQERKEGVDENKDLMQEDKMSTRLFSDSNSRLRKYTVERPQQESVSLSDIAARVRSEARSDYPRASSDVSSPVEGLMPTKSVSEEDIIQDESLNEDISSNLDLNVQMKDPMHSSDVVDVCKEEDQAIISSDIENQVASSFDQLVKALKESDSRSLDQLSIDVLRPMLREWLDDNLPGIVERLVREEIERIARGPVRR, from the coding sequence ATGGTTCAATCTACTAATGCGGTATCCGAACCATCTATGGAAGAAATTGTCAATTCTATTCGTAGAATATTAGAAAGTAATGATCAGGAATTTTCTTCGTCTAATAATGTGCAAACTCAGGTTCAAGAGCGCAAAGAAGGTGTGGATGAGAACAAAGATCTTATGCAAGAGGATAAAATGTCGACTCGTCTTTTTTCAGATTCAAATTCTCGTTTGAGAAAATATACTGTAGAGCGTCCGCAACAGGAATCTGTATCACTTTCTGATATTGCGGCGCGTGTTCGTTCTGAAGCACGGAGCGATTATCCTCGTGCGTCTTCCGATGTATCTTCTCCTGTAGAAGGGTTGATGCCTACGAAGAGTGTGTCAGAAGAAGATATTATCCAAGATGAATCTTTGAATGAAGATATTTCTTCAAATTTGGATCTTAATGTGCAGATGAAAGACCCAATGCATTCTTCCGATGTCGTGGATGTATGTAAAGAAGAAGATCAGGCGATTATTTCATCTGACATTGAAAATCAAGTTGCTTCTTCTTTTGATCAGTTGGTAAAGGCTCTTAAGGAATCGGATAGTCGTTCTCTTGACCAGCTTTCTATAGATGTATTGCGTCCTATGTTGCGTGAATGGTTAGATGATAATTTGCCAGGCATTGTAGAGAGACTTGTACGGGAAGAAATAGAGAGAATTGCTAGGGGTCCTGTTCGGCGTTAA